In the Ranitomeya imitator isolate aRanImi1 chromosome 2, aRanImi1.pri, whole genome shotgun sequence genome, AATATGACGATTATATTTTTATAGAAACTGTAACTGTTTCTCAAATGTGGACCCATTAAGAGATCAAGTGCTTTACACGAACACTTTCCACAATCGGCATATAAAATCAAATATCTGTGGGCATCTGTACATAGCACATTTAGTTTACAGCATGGTAGGTTAAGTGGCGGGGTGACACACGCATTTTCTGTATTCTATGAAAGGACAGAAATGTTATTTCTTGGTTATGGCCGCACTTTCCAGTTACTTTGGAAATGTCAGATGATCATTTATTTTCTAATCTAAAATTACAAACAGATCTTTTTATTTTCCCTGCAGTGCTGACATTTTGAAATATTACCAAACATGCACAGAAAAAGCACAAAGAACCACTGTCGTCCCCATCAAATCTCTCAAAAGTTTCTAACTTTTATGGGAGTGAGAAATTTAAAGCGTTTTTGTAAAATATTGCTAGTCACCctgctttcccaggctcctgaAAAGTAGATGTGCCTAACTCTGCAGATGCTGGTGAGCTGAATGTCTCATTAAAGTTCTTTGGCTGTACCTGCActtgccttactatgttactatactagATCATGGGAACAGATTTCTGACGGACTGGATAGATTAGGAAAACTTCGGGACAAGTGTTTTCAGAGTTGTAAAAGCAGAATATAAAACAGACAACTCCAGGTCACTGTCACATGAAATGTTCTGCAAAATGACTGTGTAAAAGGATTGAAAATGGATTGCTGGTGTATGTCCTCTTGCAAAGGCTTTTAACATGTTAGCCCCTGTCAATCCCTTTAAGGCATGGAGTGTGTGGGTTAAGGGAGCATGCATGCATCTGGAGTTGGGAAAGTAGCATGTAGGTGCCATGCCCTAGCTGTCCTGGGACTGTAGGGGTTATCTAAAATATTGTAATATATTACACTTAGGTCATCAATATgtgatcagtgggggtgcgacaCTACCCAATGGATCAGCTGATATCTGCTCCTGCCGAATGTAATCAATGTACGGAGCGTCATGCACCAGCTCTATCTATACATTGCTAATTGCAAACGCTACATGCCGCAGTTTATCTCCCATTCAAATGATATCGATAACATTTTCTATGGGCAGGTGCATATGGCCATATTTTCGGTCCAAGtatgatccgacaaaacatcgtaACGGACTTGAGCCTATGTTAGTCTATGGGTCCGtacacatgtcaggtttttttaaTTGGTCCAAGTTGGCCTGAAAAAAAAATGCCTAAGTTTGAGCTGATATTCGgatcatgcaagtcaatgagtgcgtggaaacCATCGGAGTACAGTTCGATTTCCATAAACTGAGAGAATGGagaagatcaagattttttttctccatcttcttctcatccgagagaattagATCACACTCTAATCAGAGTCTACTCAGGCAGCTGTGAGAGAGTGAGGCGTGATGCCAAAAGTGTGGCATGAGACTGGCGCTTGAAGTGCTGTCAGTCAAGAAGAGGAGCCATTCTTGTCCAGAGGAGAGTAGAAGCCATCCAATGATTGGACTGAGCAGTCAAAAGTCCTGAACAATAGTGTGTAGAGGAGGCGGAAAAGGACTGAAGTGTGAATGCCAACTTTCTCTCATAGAACTGTAAATAGCGTAATATTAAAAGTCTGAGCAGTATCTTGAATAACGAATTAACGACTGTTTCATGCCTGCTTACACCGTGAGAGGAGTCATCAGATAGCACCAACCTGCAGATATATTTAAGGGATGCCATTCGCtacggctggtttcacatttgcgttttttgccgctgcgttttagcgcaaaaaaacgcatgcgtttttttccctacacttaacattaaaaacgcatgcgtttttttgcatgcgttttgatgcgtttttgacgacgcatgcgtcgtttctatgcatgcgttttgttgcagaaatgcaacatgtagtaatttctagctgcgtttttttgcagcaaaaaaagcatgcattttttttgcgacaaaaaaaacgtattgctgtctatgtaaacgcatgcatttttaagcacatgcgtttgcatgcatttttaaacgcatgcgttttaatagaaaaacacaagaatacacactgaaaagccaacccccaaccctaattctaaccctaaccataagggatcctaaccctaaccctaagggttagggttagggttaggatccctagggttaaggttagggttaggatcccttaaggttagggttaggatcccttagggttagggttaggatcccttagggttagggttagggttaggatccctacggttagggttagggttaggatcccttagggttagggttaggatcccttagggttaggatccctagggttactagggatcctaatcctaaccatttctgtttatagtgagttttcttgttgattttgatgattggcagctgtcacacagttctcatcatgcgtttcaaaaacgcaaacgcagataaaaacgcatgtaaatgcgtcaaaacgccgcgtttgtattaaaacatgcaaaaatgcatgcgtctaaaaaacgcagcgtttaaacgtgtttacatgcgttttttcaccaaatgcatttgcgtttaaaacgctgccctACAGGCATTAGTGTCATTTTTAAGTTGCACCTGGGTAATAAGAGGGTGAGGTGTACATGTCCTGCTCTTTTGGGTTTGTACTGATAGGCAAGTGTAATTTCAGATCTATTGGATATAACGCTGCTTTCACACTAACATTAAAGAGTAATTTAACTTTCTCTTTATTGAAGAatttgtcttcattcctgtaaaaTAATTGAATGTAAGCAGCTTCTAATCCGGTGCATTTCCCCAGTCTGCCTACCTTCAGTTGCACTGATATCAGTGCGTGATCGTTTGGAGTACAGATGCTGGCAGTGAAAAGATCGGCACCTATGTTTCACTAGGGGTTCATTCAGACTTCAGTTTTTCTCTTACAAGTGCGATCAATGTTTTTCACAGTTATcactcgtacctatgatagtctatagGGGCTGTTTGCATGTCCAATTTATTCCTCAGACCCAGTGGTCCATTTAAAAAAACTGAGACATTTCAAATAATTTAGATCCGAGGGTGGGATAAAAAtccacaatacaagtctatgagttcatgaaaaaatagGACCTTGCTCTGATGACATCCAAGTGGGTTCTGATTTTCACGGATTGTCAGAAAGGAGAAAGTGGAGAAACCGTACTCCAAGCAAGTTCTGATATCAATGCTGCTGAAGACAGGCAAAAAGACCTGGAAAAACAAGGTTTGGAAGACACTCGCATACAAATTTGTACAGGAATGAAGAAAAGTCTCCTAATAAAGTGATTCATAACATTCATAGctttcataactttccatgctgaACAAAATGATTAAAAACATAAGAAAACAGTAAAAACTTTAGTTTCTCCTTAGGCAAAAATGTATATTTACTTGGAAGTTTATATATAATTGCAGAGATACAAAGCCATCCCAATGTCACAAGAAACATCTCTGCTCCTCGTCGTCATTTACTCACAAACACCAATATACAGTAATAGATCCCATCCCACTCATATCCATGTCTGAGTAGGCGCCAAGGAAAAGTCACTAATCTCAGCCGTGTTCCCTAATGAAAATATGAAGACGCAGATCTACCCCTCAATGCAGGGATTGTTACAGAAGGAACACACGACATGAAGTTAATTGGAGGATGTCATCTTATTACAGGTGGCCTGGATATAAAAACTATCTAATTAGTCTTCTTATAATCAACGTAGCAAGGCCTAGATAAGCTGtaatttccctgcagcacctccaCAGGGGAAATAAAGCATTGCACTATTGAGTCCTCCAGGAAGAGAGaatttcttttttgttgctttctCATCTAGTGATTTGAAAGAGAGGAAGGTCCTGATGATATGATGCCTCACTATTGAAAATAGCAAGTCTTCTGAATCAGACCTCTTCAAAAGGGGTTGACCAGAATAAGAAACCAATTTTCATATATACTATTAGGAAATTTTAAGCTAACAAAGGAGTGTCTTCTGTTCATGATTGTCAACTCTTGGTTATGGCATGGTGCTGTTACAAAAAGCATCTTTTTCTGTAGCATCTGTCATGTCCTGCATTAAACAGAAACCCCTTTGATAGTATAAAGGCCACTGTAATGCTTACTTTGGTTAAATGCAAAATTTGCATCATTATTTTCAGTGGGGAACTTTGAAAataacccccccaccaaaaaataataaaagtaaaagaaaaactgttccaaaaTCAGTGGATCAGAACAAATCGGGGGATGGACCTAGTTTACATAAAAAATCCATTGAACGGTCTCCCTTAATACATTTAATTATTGTGATATTTTCTCATAGCCAATGCTGCACTATAAACAACAGATAGCACAAATAGATCATCAGTCCGAATTAGGGAGGCACATGCATACATTAGACAGTCAGCTGATCCAGCATGTTTAGATGACGTTAGTCTAATGTCTAAGAGGGTCTTAAGATCCTCCATGCCTGTTATTAATTTTGTGGCTCTTCTTTGTACAATTACTAACTCCAGGACATCCTTTCTTAGATCTGGTGCCCAAACGTGATCTGCAtattcctgtatatgtatatatctgtatatgttTATTTATGGCATGTCACATACAATAGAGGAAACTTATTAGCACTGGAGTTTCATATACTAGTCTTCAACTGCAGGAAAAAAAATGGGATAAACGTGGATTTATTCTGTACTGCTGAACAACTGAAGATCCGAGTGTGTTAAAATGAAATGTGGTTTTATGTGGGTTTTTTTAGTCTTCAATTGCAGTGAGCTGGAGTATTATGAGTCTAATCGAGCAAGATCTGTAAGCGTCTTAAATAAAAACTGGTGCGGATTGGTGCAAAATTTTTGCCAGAAATTGACCTTTCAGTCATCAGGAGGCTGACCAAACATCTttgtggtttggtcctgatgaagaagtttggaaaccttgaaacgcgttgacaataaAGCACATTCATGCTTCACCTTTATGTGCGATCGTATCTCTGAACATGGGCAGCGAGGACTCTGAATCAGCATATTTCTTATTCATTGCAACGTgtctcctgagtagtgttgagcattccgatactgcaatatcgggtaatggccgatattcgctgtatcaaagttccgatactgagttccgatacttttacaatatcaaataccggaatcggaagttcccataatgcaatgagccagttttattctattcagcgaatgaggatcctaagaagtgtgggcacatcctgttaggcatgttagccatattaattaatggcatggctgtgattggctgctcaaatgatgtcatgatgtgtgggcggtgtgtgggcggagaatgcgtgtctgtgtgtgcaggcggggtctgtacgggcctctcaggggtttgtgtgggcctgccggggtctcTACGGGCCTCTCGCGGGTCtgcgcgggcctgccaggggtctgtacgggcctctcgggggtctgtgcaggcctgccgggggtctgtgcgggcctctcgggggtctgtgcgggcctgccgggggtctgtacgggcctctcggggtctgtgcgggcctgccggggcctgaacaggcctctcgggggtctgtgcaagcctgctgggggtctgtacgggcttctcgggcatctgtgcgagcctgccgggggtctgtgcgggcctctcaggggtctttgtgtctgtgtgaagGCATCGTCCGATACCTACCAGTCCacaaccgccccagaaatggcgcatctgtaagatgcgccaattccagcacttagcccctctcttcccactcccgtgtagcggtaggatatggggtaataaggggttaatgtcaccttgctattataaggtgacattaagccgggttaataatggagaggcgtcaataagacacctatccattattaatcctacagtagtgaaagagttaaaaaaaaataaagacacagccagacaaaagtattttaatattcttaatttaaccatacttaccatactgcaGCTCCtgcaaaaaaaggtaaaataataaaccgtatcggggtatcggtccgatcaaatccaatccgatatttcccgatatcggaaggtatcgctgaaCACTACTCCTGAGTGGTCCTGCAGCAGCCATTACATGCttgacatggacccgtagaagcgcctccgcgcaaaacggccgtcgtctgtctcgtcactgcaccctcccgcaccgcctccctctcatgccgtagcctgtactgtaccaagtttggaacattgtgccatgcctattaaaggacTTGTTCACATCTGAAGAATTGGGGTGAGTGCAGCTTTCTTTAGTTCTTTGATTCTATGTGCATTACATGCTTCTCAGTTGTGGCCATCGCACCCCTATCTGGTGAGTGTACCTATAATATTTTACATCACCTGGTTATCAGATGAAACCCTAGCTTTTTTGTCTCTCCCGTTTAATCATTTGTTTCACTTATATTTTTAAACTTTCTACGCTATTAGAATAGAGTCAATTTTAatacccaccaccaccaccaccaccttgtgtctttaaaaaaaaaacatttacacacATATACATCAATGCTTTTAGTAGGATTTTGTTTTAAGAGAAACCTTTTACTCTCTACAAGCATTGAATGAGGATGGTCTTATCTATGGGCGCTGTGCACAAAGAGAAATCCCGGAATAAGCCTCTAATGTGACTACTGCACCGTATCAAACAAGTCATGCGTCTGGTAGCATGCCTGGAAAAGAAAACTCTGCTTAATGCAGCTGACGCTCACTGATAGTAGTAATATTCTCAGGTTATCCTCGGTAAACACTTGCTTGTTAAAACTTCCGCTGCTGGAATAAGAAAGCCACAACAGTGAGAAGACAGAAGAGACGGATATTCCTCAATACACTGCAAGTATAGACAGAACAATAAAGCCAGAcagaagtggctgataacagggagtgatGGTTAGTAATGAAATCAGTGTCTCCATAACAGAACAAACCACAGTATCACCATAATGGAGCCAACCATAGCACTACCAAATTGATGCCATCAAAAGTATCTCTATAGGGATGCTATCCGAAGTACTTCCATCATGGAGCCACCCATTACACTACCAAATTGATGCCCACCACAGGATCGCCATAGGGTTTCCTTCCCTCAGTATCTCGGTGCCATTAACAGTGCCGCTATGACTTTGGTACTCACGATACCTCCATAATGGTGCCATGCCTTATACCTCTATTTTGATGATCTCCACAGTACTTTCATTATTGTGTCACCAACAGTATCTCTATAAGAGATAGCCACAGAGTCTCCCATAATGAAACGCCAACCACAGTATTCTCATACTCATACCTCCATATTGGTATCACCCAAAGAACCGTCCAAATGGTGCCACCTACGCTACCTCCATAATCGCACCATCTATCATGCCTAAATAATAGTGGCAATAGTGTTTCTTAAGAGGTTAACCACTATAAAGATTCTAGCCCTAGGGCTCTCACACCATTGCTAGACACAATACTTTCGTATGGGCCAGCCACAGTACCGCCATAATAAAAGCAGCTACAGAAATGCCATACCAGGCTTCTTCAGTGACTGCTCCTATAGACAGCTGCGATGGACAGTTATATAAATCTTTGACCACCCGATAACATGGCAAGTCCAAGGGAGATAAGTAATCAGCCAGGCATAAGCCATCAGCTGTATAATTATTTTCAACACTGTCCATAGGAGGAgaacatatataccgtatttttaagAAGACCACCAAATATTTGGTACAATTATTAGGAGTCTCCACTTATAAATGAAAAAGTCTAAATTGGGTCATGTGGCATACTCAATGGGAACCACCATCGCTCACTAGGTCTGGATCTATCAGAATCATGAAGTTTTAGAGGTAATGCCTGCACTTTGATTGGCTGCCAGGAGTCACATTGTTACCTGTATCTTGAAGACTGTTTCTATGAGAAGATGTGACTTCTGTTTTGACACATAATTTGCACAGATTAACACGATGGGGAATTAGATTGTTGCTGTTGATCAATTTAGGCCAATTAGAACGTCAGATCAGTCGCTTGTATTAATTATAGCTGCTAACAGGATTGTTGTGTTAACCCCTGAAACGTTCATCAGACCGTGCAGTCAAAAATAAATGAGATTAGAATCCAAATCGCCAATCACATCAATGTCTGCACCTTTACTCCTAATTACACTGGTTTAATGGCAGTCTGAGGGAATAGTGATACAGGTGGTGATTTCTGTTAGATGTGATGGTTGTATGGCAGTCAAACATAGAACCTGATTTCCTGACAGTATGGTGGAGGTGTATAAATGTATAGATTTATAAGAGATATTTTTGCATTTCAACTCTTCGGCTTCTCATCTTGTACAAAATGACAAACTCAGTTATGGGGAGACTGGAGACTGCTATCCCTGCATTTCCTAAGTATATGCCCTTACATTTAAGGGAACCTTTCACTAGTTTTATGCCTCGTCATAAGCTGTGCCCACCACCTATCCAATCATGTAAATGGGTTTCCTAGAACCCCTTTATACCCTCAAAGGTAACCCTGTATACCTCTGAAAAAAAGTGTTTTATTCATGTGCTGCAATGAAAATTGTGAAGTCCtggccgatgggcacatccagattgGGATCAGTGCCAACATGTCCCTTCAAACGCCACCTCTTTTATCTGGATGGAAGTGGATGACGTTTCTTTGTTATACCCACAGTGCTCAAAGTCTTGTGCCGCCGCAGTGAAATCAGTGACCAGCAGTGCAAAGTCATGTAATGCGCAGTCAGTGGCTCCACTATGTCATCAGCACCCTGGTGGTATAATAGGACAGAGTGAGGCAGGCCTGCGTAGGTCTTAGATTCCACTGCGCAGACGCCAAACCTAGCGCTTTGTGTGGATGAAGTAGAGACATCATTAACTTCCATCCAGACAGAAAATACAGCATTTGAAGGGACTGGGGCAGTGCTGAGTGCAATCTGGATTTGCCAAGTGGACCGAACCATGCAATTTACTTGTTAGGGAGCTGATGACGTACACGTGAAGCTGATGACTGCGTATTACATGACTTCACATTGCCGCTCTCTCATTCCACTGTGGCAGAACAAGAATTTGAGCACTGAGTGGATAACAAAGAGAGGTCATCCACTTCCATCCAGATAAAACAGGAGGTGTTTGAAGGGAACAAGATGGCGCTGATCCCAATCTCAATCTGGATTCGCTCGTTGGACCGCACCCAACAATATACATGTCAGGGAGCTTATAAAGTACCAGTGAAGCTGGTGATTGCGCATTACTTGACTTCACAGTGCTGGTATCTGATTCTACTGTGCCAGCACGAGATTTTGAGCTCTGTGTGAATTACAAAGAGACATCATGCACTTCCATCCAGATAGAAGAGACAGTGTTTGAAGTGACCGGGTGGCCTTGATCCCAATTTGGATTTGCTCATTAGACCGTACCATACAATTTAATGCAGCGCAGCATATGAATAAAAGACTTTTTCACAGGTATGCAGTACCACCTATAGGGTATAAAGGGGTTGTAGGAACCCTATTTACATGATTTTAACGATGCTGAGCATGGCTTATAAGGCAAAAATACTGGTCACAGTTTCCTGTTTAGAGTAGACCCTTATTCAGGGCGAGTTCTAAGTAGAAAAGTTGAAAATGGCTACTAAGAGTGTATTTTGCTTTCCAAGACTTAGTACATCCCTGCATTGCCTGGACAGTCGATGGATGTCAAAGGACACTATATAATGCTTCATTTTCCCAAAATGTGggaacttttttttgtgtgttcgACCACTAATTCCTGAGGGTGATATACATATTTTTAGAGACTCCTCTAACAAAAAAGATTTCCAGAGCAGACCTCCTTTTTTGCATTATATTCATAATAAAATGCTCTACTTTTATAgagttgtaatcacattatacaatATCAAGACTCACGGGGACTTATATATGAGTAGATAATACCGTGATTACCGATGTAATCTACCAGATTTATAATAATCTGTGGTGAATCCAAATGCATGAAATGTTAAAACTAAATGGGCACCCCAAAGAGTGGAACAGGTGGCAAAAACTAAAAGTCACCATTATTCCATTGTGGGTTGTCCTGGAATGTGAGTCACTCTGTAAGTCGTAAGATCAAAAACAAAGATAAAACCCAGCGCTCTGTAATGTCATCAGTTGGGGTGTTTTTAGTAGATCATACTGTGTGGATGAATTAATCTCTTCTCCAACACCAAATTTGTCATTTTTGCATGAAGACCAAAAACAAGTCTAGATAAGACTACTGTCCCACAAAGTCATCACAACTAGATGATCAGGGAGATAACTGTTGGATAAAGGAGTGGAGATCAGGGAAGACCGCTGTCAACCACATTAGTGATGTTTAAGGAATATAGCTGTCAGTCAAATGAGTGAAGTTTGGGGGGAGAACTACAAGCTGAAGGAATTGAAATTTGAGGATACAGTTGTTGACTGACTGATTGGAGGTCAGAGAGAATATATCTTCCACAATTGAGGGGAAAGTAAAGGAGACAGATGTTGGAAAAATAAGTAGATGTCagaaaaatagttttcaacctaaTCAGTGGAGATCAGGAAAGTAGGCTGTCGACTCAAAAAGTTGAAGTCTGGGAAGACAGATGTTGGCCAAATAAGTGGATGCTGGGCTAGACATGAGTAAAGTTGGAGAGATAAGTGACTGATTGGAGAGAAATATGTGGAAGACATGGGAAATAGCTATAAATTCAACAAGCGGAGGTTGGTGGTGACAGACATTGTCCAAATGAGTGGATGTTAAAAAAGGTTGCTTTTGGTTCGATGAGTGAAGGTTGACTCAACAGGTGGAGGTCTGAAGAAATAGCTGTTGGCCAAGTGAGTGGTTGTAAGGGGAGATAGCTGTCAGCCCAATAATTGGAGGTCAGGGAAGATAGCTGTCAACACAGCAAGTTGAGACAGATGGCTCATGGGCAAATGACCAATGCTGGGGTCACTCTTATTAGGATGTAAAATCCATTTGTAGTTGATATACTGGGTTTTGTTTTGGTACAGGAAATTGCTGACTGCTACTAATTGAGGAGAACTAAACTGATGTCTACATCGGAATATGTGTGGGAATCTCCTACACAGATATTGTGGTAATGATATATGTATTGAAACCTTATGTTAATAATAACGGCTCTCGTGGTTTCTATTTATTATGGCGATATTTGGTAAGTTGTTCTGAGCACTTGATTTACTGGTTTAAATTATTTGTACTACTTTAAAGGAAGAAAAAAGTATGGGTGTTTTTTAACTTTATAAGTGATTTCATCGTGATTTCATGAAATTGCTGTTAGCCAAATTAGTGATCATCCAAATATCTCCCACAATAATCCAATCACCTAATTCTCTTGAGAGTATTTTCCACTCCTTTAAGAATCGTGATGCATAtgaaaagcaaaaaacaatttatttTTGTCATTATCTTATGATGCTGTGTTGGGTGCTGGATCTTCTCTAGCAGATGTTGCCACCTGTTGAATATAGATGGTTGTGACCGTGGCATAATATGTAATCAGTCTTTCAGACCTGGATTCGATTACATTTGTCTGTacagtttttattattattgttatggtaGAGTACATGCTTATTCTACATTATGGATTCTGCTGTGTGAGACACACGTAAGGTCATACCTCTCTAACAAAGCGAATGATTGGATGGGGGCATCACATATGGATATTTTAAGGAAATACCTGGATCAATTGCAGATATTGTAAAAATTAAAACATACTATAAGGTGGGCTGGTAACCTAAAGACCTTCAGAATATCTACCAGGACAAAGGTGGATACCTCTCCTGCCTCATCTGCACCTTCTGTAGCCCAAACGTCCTCTATTATTTCCTTCCATTGACTTTTAATCAATAGAGCAGAAGTCATCCTCACTCTTCAGGTCATCTTCATCCCCTTTTCACATTTCAGAACTTGAGACTACATCTTCTTTTAAGCAGTGGTATAATTTACAGGGTTTGTCATCTGAGAACAGTCAATTTTCTTTTACGAGTCCAAAACGATAAGCTTAGAACTCCAGTGATCAGCTGTAATCACAACAGCAATTTCACTGCCGTGCCACCACAGGAGAAAAGAAGTATTATACTGTTCCCACTTACATCAATgggctatctctgtatacagacagATATCAGGTCCTCCAGAGTGAGGAACTCTGTTTTTAGACACTCTCCTGTCTGGATAATAAGTGATGGACCCCATTCATTGACACAAAATGCCTATTTGGATGTTTATTTGGATGTTTTTTCTAAACTGGACAATACATTTCTCCTTTGGTGTAGATTCTGCTGCTAATTTTAGGAAGCATGCAAAAACTGGACTGTGAAATGTGcacataataaataaaatattactTACTTGCTTTCGGGAACTGACTGTATTTTTGTTTCCTTTGCATGAGAGCTTAATGGAATTGTAGGGTTTCCCTTGGTGTTTGGAGCTCATTCTGCTCAGGTCCTGAGGGTTAGAAGGCAATGGGTTCATAAACAAGATCCGTGCTATTAAGCCATAAAGAACTGTAGCCAGGACTAGCGGTATCACATAGAAAATAGTAAAGTCCAAAAAGTAAATTGGAGTATATAAGTTTCTGGACACTCGGTAGCCACAGTTGACTTGAACTCCATCTGCGAACTTGACCTCTGTAATGTCCACAAGAAAGAACCACATGACGCAGTACATGGAGGTGAAGAGCCACACAAAGGCAATGATCTTCTTGGCTCTGGATACAGTACAGATAAACTGAGCTTTTATAGAATGGCAGATAGCTATGTATCTCTCCACTGTGAATGCTGTGATGGAGCAAGCTGAGATATTGATGCCAAGATACTGTAGATATGTAATGACGAGACAGCCAACGTAGCCATAAACCCAAGAGGCAACCACTTCTGAAATATTAGGCAGTCCCGCAGCAAGTAGAACTATTAGGTCAGCGATAGCCAAGCTGACCAGGTAACAGTTCGTTGGGGTCATCATGTGTTTAGTTCTTAGGACCACCAAAACTACCATGATATTTCCAGCTATGCCAATTCCACAGATCAGAAGAACAAGGAAGATGGTGACCACCTGAACTTCTAGGGCATTCTGGGGCATATTGCTAAGGGTCTGGTTAATCTCGGTGTCATTCATCCCATCTAGTGATAGTGTGTAATTATCCATGGTTCCGGATGCCAAATTCCTTCTCACAGATTGGTTTGAGGTTAAGAATCGTGTTAGACAAGAGCAAGAAACCTCAATCACATCTACATTTCCTATGCAAAAACAAAATCACTATATTACACACATGGCTAAGCTCCAACAGGTCTACTACTATTAATACATTAATGGAGTcgattgttccctgttatcagtcatttctTGTAGCATGCTCTGCGATAGGATACGATAGCCCACCCCCGGATCAATTCTTTGTCTCCATGAATCTCAAAAAGTATGAAAATTGTCTAGCAGGTCATTATATAATCTGATTAAAAGGTTTGTCTACTTTATGAACATTGGATGAGTGTTGTACTATACGATCTACTAGACGAACTTCTAAATATTCAATGCAAAGATCGGGAAAAGTTTGTATaacttctatcatctat is a window encoding:
- the LOC138664514 gene encoding thyrotropin-releasing hormone receptor-like, whose amino-acid sequence is MDNYTLSLDGMNDTEINQTLSNMPQNALEVQVVTIFLVLLICGIGIAGNIMVVLVVLRTKHMMTPTNCYLVSLAIADLIVLLAAGLPNISEVVASWVYGYVGCLVITYLQYLGINISACSITAFTVERYIAICHSIKAQFICTVSRAKKIIAFVWLFTSMYCVMWFFLVDITEVKFADGVQVNCGYRVSRNLYTPIYFLDFTIFYVIPLVLATVLYGLIARILFMNPLPSNPQDLSRMSSKHQGKPYNSIKLSCKGNKNTVSSRKQVTKMLAVVVILFALLWMPYRTLVVVNSFMDPPYLNVWFLLFCRLCIYLNSAINPIIYNLMSQKFRAAFKNLCKCGPKRTEKAAKYNVPVYYSAMKDSSHESPDHDLTVQEDINGFPSKKVNFPEKCIDTTTTYSVA